Proteins co-encoded in one Thiovulum sp. ES genomic window:
- a CDS encoding Flagellar hook-filament junction FlgK (PFAM: Domain of unknown function (DUF1078)~TIGRFAM: flagellar hook-associated protein FlgK), with product MAIFGTLNNAYSGLSTSQRGVDTTSHNISNAENKDYTRQRVTQETMPSQSIGGNQIGTGTQISSVERVHNEFIFTRYQQSTERMAFSSTLEQSLTEISSFFPDMDGVGIKNDLENYYRSWSSLATDPSNVALKEVLASSTENLAIGIRTSYEKIDKVQDDLNSEIEANIVEVNASLQEIASLNSSIFAQEADGSMANDLRDKRDALETKLSKLIGAEFTHGNISDSGSDPSTIEAEGLYTAIVGGVALVSGTSYNKLTLDQSSSRDNYSTINFKKKDGSLIDMSNVISKGSIGALLDLRGSKFDSDKLPTDGIIPEIKDNLDTFTKGLIQHTNSIYAESASTSMSSNSLDGAKPTDNVMEKFGLNEGSFNIVVYNEEGDEVGKRTIYIDEGTSFSDGESSLISQLTAEYDDNGDGSLTNDFGSLFSVATGGDKLSIFQKEGVDFKFGIEDNSSNFAGALGMNRFFDGTDSSNIELNRDIKRRPDDITSFKAPVEGDNGVADAMSRLETENWKFGDTDETILGAYNIFAVDVASKTEQVQLRQETIQVQFDAIETQLNNISKVSIDNELVNLMKYQTAYAASGKVITTLDRMIDTLLGIKQ from the coding sequence GAACATTAAATAATGCATATTCTGGACTTTCTACTTCTCAAAGAGGAGTCGATACAACAAGTCATAATATTTCAAATGCGGAAAACAAAGACTATACTCGACAGAGAGTTACTCAAGAAACGATGCCATCGCAAAGTATTGGCGGAAATCAAATTGGAACTGGAACTCAAATTTCGTCTGTCGAAAGAGTTCATAACGAATTTATTTTTACACGATACCAACAAAGCACGGAAAGAATGGCTTTTTCTTCAACTCTTGAGCAAAGTCTAACAGAAATTTCAAGTTTTTTTCCAGACATGGACGGAGTTGGAATTAAAAACGATTTGGAAAACTACTACCGAAGCTGGAGTTCTCTGGCAACTGATCCATCAAATGTAGCTTTGAAAGAGGTTCTTGCATCAAGTACTGAAAACTTAGCAATTGGAATCCGAACAAGCTACGAAAAAATTGATAAAGTTCAAGATGATTTAAATAGCGAAATAGAGGCAAATATTGTTGAAGTGAATGCATCTTTACAAGAGATCGCATCTTTAAATAGTTCAATTTTTGCACAAGAAGCTGATGGAAGTATGGCGAATGATTTGAGAGATAAAAGAGATGCTCTTGAAACAAAATTGTCAAAACTTATTGGTGCTGAATTCACACATGGAAATATTTCAGATTCTGGAAGTGATCCAAGCACAATTGAGGCAGAAGGACTCTATACAGCAATTGTTGGCGGAGTTGCACTTGTTAGTGGAACAAGCTATAACAAATTGACACTTGACCAAAGCAGTAGCCGAGATAACTATTCAACAATAAATTTCAAAAAGAAAGATGGATCGCTAATTGATATGAGTAATGTAATTAGCAAAGGTTCTATTGGTGCTTTACTTGACTTGCGAGGTAGTAAATTTGATTCGGACAAATTGCCAACCGACGGAATTATCCCAGAAATAAAAGATAATTTAGACACATTTACAAAAGGACTTATTCAGCATACAAACTCAATTTATGCGGAAAGTGCTTCAACATCAATGAGTAGCAACTCGCTAGACGGAGCAAAACCTACTGATAATGTGATGGAAAAATTTGGGCTGAACGAAGGTAGTTTCAATATTGTCGTTTATAATGAAGAGGGTGATGAGGTCGGAAAACGAACTATTTATATTGATGAAGGCACTTCTTTTTCAGATGGCGAAAGTTCTCTAATTTCCCAATTGACAGCGGAATATGATGACAATGGTGATGGTTCTCTTACAAATGATTTTGGTTCGCTTTTTTCAGTTGCTACTGGTGGAGATAAGTTATCAATTTTTCAAAAAGAGGGAGTTGATTTCAAATTCGGCATAGAGGATAATAGTAGTAATTTTGCTGGTGCATTGGGAATGAATAGATTTTTTGATGGAACTGATAGTTCAAATATTGAATTAAATCGAGATATTAAAAGACGACCAGATGACATCACAAGTTTTAAAGCTCCAGTTGAAGGTGATAACGGTGTTGCCGATGCAATGAGCAGACTTGAAACAGAGAATTGGAAATTTGGAGATACTGATGAAACTATTTTAGGTGCATATAATATTTTTGCGGTTGATGTCGCTTCGAAAACTGAACAAGTTCAACTTCGTCAAGAAACAATTCAAGTTCAATTCGATGCTATCGAGACTCAGCTAAATAATATTTCAAAAGTTTCTATCGATAATGAGCTTGTGAATTTGATGAAATATCAAACAGCTTATGCTGCTTCAGGAAAAGTTATAACAACTTTGGATAGAATGATAGATACACTTTTAGGAATTAAACAATAG